The genomic interval TTTTTTAAACCTCCAAACTAGCTAGAAATTAAAGATAATTTATTTCTAGCTAGTAACTTTTAAAACTTATACTTGATTCCCATATTTCCACTTAAGTAAGTTTCATTTTTAGAATCTACTTTTCCTGCTAAGATTTGTTTAGCTCCAATCCCTACATCTAAACTTAGACTATCATTTAAAGAGATATTTCCTCCTACAATTAATTGTCCATAAGTCTTTTTCTTCTCTTCTCCTTTAATAGAAAAAGAAGTATTAGAACCTACAAAGCTAGCTACATAATCCTCTCCATTATTAACTACATATTGTTCAATCTTTGGAGTTATAAATAAATAAGAGCTTTCATTAAAATATTTTCTAGCTTCTAATCCTAATTCTAAACTCAAAGAGTTATTAGTATTAGATTCTACCTTTCTTGCTAAGCTACCTTTTTCATCATAGCTTGGTGTATGGCTATAATAATAATTCACTCCTGCAAAGGGCTTTAAAAATAAACCATTGTTTAAATTAAAGACTTTACCAATATTAGTATTAAACCCAATAAACTTTCTATTAAAATCAGCATTATTTAAACTTCCTGCTAAATTAATATCTTGCTTTGTATCTCCTATTTGTCCATAGAGTTTAGAATTTAATTCCCAAGAATGATTAAATCTATAAGAGCTATAAATACCTATTTGATAATTATCTGATTCTTGAACGCTTAGCTTATCTTTGATTTTAGAACTTGCATAAGTGGCATAGATTCCTAAAAGTAAATTTTCATTAAATTCTTTATCTGCACCTATGCTTATTCCATACAATCCTCCACTTTCTCCATCGACTATATTTGCTCCACCAAAAGCATTTGCCCATACACTATTTTTATAAGTTTTTGTGCCATAATAGTCATAAGGAATATCACTGGCTATATTAGAATTATTT from Helicobacter colisuis carries:
- a CDS encoding autotransporter outer membrane beta-barrel domain-containing protein — its product is EAQGIFDSLINSNINASVGIGAITNKNFFKDVRESAKSSTDTLNNNSSVNGAINISNDMALGGRIARINNPYSEIKFANALKTNALANNSNIASDIPYDYYGTKTYKNSVWANAFGGANIVDGESGGLYGISIGADKEFNENLLLGIYATYASSKIKDKLSVQESDNYQIGIYSSYRFNHSWELNSKLYGQIGDTKQDINLAGSLNNADFNRKFIGFNTNIGKVFNLNNGLFLKPFAGVNYYYSHTPSYDEKGSLARKVESNTNNSLSLELGLEARKYFNESSYLFITPKIEQYVVNNGEDYVASFVGSNTSFSIKGEEKKKTYGQLIVGGNISLNDSLSLDVGIGAKQILAGKVDSKNETYLSGNMGIKYKF